GCTAATCCAACAACATCTGCCAGGGCCTTCTGACCCTGCGGTTGCGGCGGAAGCAGCAAATCGTCGAACTTGGTTAGTAATCATGTCGCTAGTGGTCTGCACTGTGGGCATCACGAATTCCATGCTTATGTCTGTTACCGAAAGGTATAAAGAAATTGGCACAATGAAATGTTTGGGAGCGCTTGATATTTTCGTTGTGGAGCTTTTCTTATTGGAGGCGCTAATTCTTGGAATCATAGCGTCGTTCCTTGGTTGGATTGTAGGTTTCGGAAGTATCTCTCTTCTTGCACTGGCTACCCATGGCTGGGCGGTGGTTGGCAAGATTCACTCAATCCAAATATTAGAACACCTGGGGCTGTCCATGTTGGTTGGCGGATTGCTGACGGTAATTGCGACAATACCACCTGCAATAAGAGCGGCGAAAATGCCACCCGCAATTGCCTTAAGGGTGGAAATATAGCTTTAACTTTAGTTTGTCGGTTATGGGAAGCTTGGCGGGGCGGAGCAAATTCGTTCTGTCGTCTTTCTTGAAAAAGCATTATTTGCAGCCAACAGTAATTCTAAAGGGTGATAGACGAATGGCATCAAACGAGTATGTAGTTAGAACAAAGGACCTCTGCAAAGAGTTTGTTATGGGCGACACAGTTTTGCGGGCGCTCGATGGTGTGCAGCTCGATGTGCGCAGGGGTGAGTATATCTCAATAATGGGCCCCTCTGGCTCGGGGAAGTCTACGCTGTTTAACATGATTGGCGGGTTGGATAAGCCAACATCAGGTTCTGTATTTATTAATGACGTAGACATGGCACAGCTTGATGCACATGAGCTTGCTTATCTGCGGTGCAGAACCATCGGCTATATTTTCCAAACTTTCAACTTAATACCAGTGATGACAGCCCTAGAAAACGTCACCTTGCCGACAGTTTTCGCCGGAACCCCCACAGACGAAGGTATCGAGAAAGGTATAAAACTTCTGACTCTTGTTGGACTTGGTGATAGATTGCATCATAAGCCCTCTGAGCTTTCGGGTGGTCAGCAACAGCGCGTTGCTATCGCCCGAGCCTTAGCGAATGACCCCGCCATAATTCTTGCCGACGAGCCAACCGGAAACCTTGACCTCAAGACGGGAAAAGAAATAATACTGCTTCTAAAAAGGCTCAATCAGGAACAAGGGGTAACTATTATCTCCGCGACCCATGACCTTAAGATGATTGACGTCTCCGACCGCGTTGTCTGGATACGAGATGGCAAGATAGAGCGCATCGAGGAGAGGTCGGAAATTGAGCTAAAGGTAGGCGAACTTGAGGGCGTCGAGCAGTAGGCAGTACCGCTAAGGATTTCGTTCATAGGGGACAGGCTGTCAATCACGCGCTGTAAAAGCAAATAGGCGTTTTCTGTGTTTTTAACCGCGCCGAAGGTCTTGGTCGATTGTACGTGCTGCGCGCATGCCCTCCGCAACCGCCTGCACGACAGTAGAGCCACCATTAACTACATCTCCGCCGGCATATACTCGGGGCCGTGAAGTTCGGCAATGCTCATCAACCTTAATCAGCCGGTCTTTGGTAAGTTCTACACCTGGAATTAGGTCTGCTATATCAGGGGAAAGCTCCTGACCGAGCGCCTCAAGCACCAGGTCGACCTCCAAAAGGGATTCGCTTCCAGGCAAAACCTTGGGCTTGCGCCTTCCCGATGCATCCGGTTCTTGCAGTACTGTGCGAGCAATCTTAATCCCAATCAGCCGCCCTTCAGCGTCATACTCATATCCTAGCGGTTGTGTAAGAAGCAGAAAGTGGATGCCAAGAGCCAGAGCCTGAGTCCTTTCCGCTGGCCATGCGGGCATCTCAGCGAACGAACGCCTATAGATGAGGTAAACGTCATGCGCACCAAGAAGATTCGCCTGGTTGGCAGCATCCATGGCGGTGTTTCCTCCGCCGATTACAGCAACGCGAGAAGGCATGCTCACTTTTCCCTTTTTGCATAGATATAAGAATCTGATGGCTTCTTCAACTCCTAATAACCGGCCAGCCGTATTAAATTTGCCCTCAGTTATGGGAAGAGACCAACTTTGCGTTTTCCAGTTAGTTAACTTCCCCGTTAGGCCAATGCCAAGGAAAACAGCGTCATATTCCTCAAGGAATTTGTCAAGCTGCCGTTCTTTGGACAACCCCTGGCCTTTGCGGATTTTTATGCGGTCTTTGGGAATGCCTGCTAAAATTGCTTCGAGCTCAGCTTCGAAGTCGCTTTGTTTAATGCGGTTGTTAGGAATTGCAGTGGCCGCTATGCCGCCGATTTCATCCTTTTCAAATATATCAACAGAGTGTCCTAAGCGGAGGATTTCGATTGCACATGCAAGTCCTGCTGGACCCCCACCGATTACTGCAATGCGCTTTCCGGTCTGCTGGGCACTTAGGTGAAGAGCTGATAACCCTCTTTCCCGTGCGACTTTTGAGACATAGGATTGAAGCTGGCGAATAGGAACCGGGTTCTGAGAGAATATGTTTTCAATACAGTGGCCCTCGCATTGTATTTCTGACGGACACGTGCGCCCACATAATTCGGGAAGGACATTCTGTTCACTAAGGGTCGCATACGAGCGCTCAATATCACCATCCGCGAGAGCGCGAACAAATTTCGGAATATCTACTCCGGCTGGACATCCATCTCTACAGCGAGGGTCGAAGCAATTCCAGCAACGTGAAGCTTGGGCACGAATATATTCTAGGTCGTTTTGCCTTCCCTCACGATAGATTGGAGCATACACCTCGCTGTCGAAAGGCACGCACCCAGTCATACCGCCATCACGCATAATCTGCGTGCATGAGGAGCATGTGATGCAAGTGTGGCGGCGGTCGAGCCGACCGGTCTCTATAATCTCTTTGGCAAAGCTTGGAAATGCAAATGCTTGTCGTCCTAAGCCAACCATTTGGATACTGCCGCGCTTAATCTCGGCAGCTGCCACGTGGGGCCAATGGTGGCGCAGCCATGAATATCCGCTACCGACAACTTTGATATCTGGCAGGCCTTCGCGAACTTGGCGTACAAGTTTAATTAATCTTTCCTCGCCGACAAGTGGGTGTTCCTGTGGAATGGAGCCGCCTGCAATTGGGCGGTCGAATGGGCGGTTAATATGGGGATTGTAGTAAGGATTGCCCATAGTCATGTTGATTAGTGTTATGCCCATCTCGCTCAGTTCTTTTACCAAGCGTTTGGGCTCATCTAGATTTGGCTTGGTGGGTTCACTTGAATCCATTCCCCAACCGTAGGGATATGGATGTGCATCATGGATGTTCAGGCGACAAGTGATGACCTTATCCTTTCCAAGATTGTTTTGTATCTTGAGAATGATATTCTTTAGAAACCGAGTGCGATTCTCGTAGCTTCCGCCATACTTTCCTTCCCGAGTATGCGCCGCGAGGAGCTCATTCACCAAATATCTATGGCAGGCTTTTACATCTACCGCATCAAATCCTGCTAGAAACGCTAGTCGAGCCGCCTCAACATAAGCATCCTCAAGAGCCTCTAGTTCGTCATCGGAAATGATGGGCTGGTCGGGGGATATGCCGCGTGTAGGGTCGAGATAGGGATCATGGTAAGCAATAATCGGTGCTGGGTCGCATCCAGGCTTGCTATACCTGCCGGAATGCGTGAGTTGAAGCACGAAGAAGGGACAATGCTGATTGCCCATTGAGTCGGCTGCAGCCAGGCGAGCCTGCTCAAGCATCATGGCAAATGCGTCGACTGTTCCTTTGTGTATCCATAGTTGGCGAGCATTAGCCCGGCCTTCTGGGACAACAGCACAAGCCTCAACCCAAAGCAATCCGGCTCCACCTGCTCCAAACCTTCGATAGCGGCGATTGGTAAGCTCGCCAGGCGCACCCTCAGCGGTTCCGTCGCACCCTTCCATCGGCTGAATTGCCATACGGTTTGGTATGAGTCGCCCGGTAATTTCAATCGGCTCAGTTAGGCAAGTGATATCTTCCTCGATTGAAATGTCCAAGGCAAGCTTATGGATTGCAGCGCGAAGATCGTCTAGAGTGTTTAGACTAAAGGTTCCATGGACTGCTCGATCTATCATGTAGTTATCCCCCATAGCAA
The genomic region above belongs to Armatimonadota bacterium and contains:
- a CDS encoding FAD-dependent oxidoreductase, with product MIDRAVHGTFSLNTLDDLRAAIHKLALDISIEEDITCLTEPIEITGRLIPNRMAIQPMEGCDGTAEGAPGELTNRRYRRFGAGGAGLLWVEACAVVPEGRANARQLWIHKGTVDAFAMMLEQARLAAADSMGNQHCPFFVLQLTHSGRYSKPGCDPAPIIAYHDPYLDPTRGISPDQPIISDDELEALEDAYVEAARLAFLAGFDAVDVKACHRYLVNELLAAHTREGKYGGSYENRTRFLKNIILKIQNNLGKDKVITCRLNIHDAHPYPYGWGMDSSEPTKPNLDEPKRLVKELSEMGITLINMTMGNPYYNPHINRPFDRPIAGGSIPQEHPLVGEERLIKLVRQVREGLPDIKVVGSGYSWLRHHWPHVAAAEIKRGSIQMVGLGRQAFAFPSFAKEIIETGRLDRRHTCITCSSCTQIMRDGGMTGCVPFDSEVYAPIYREGRQNDLEYIRAQASRCWNCFDPRCRDGCPAGVDIPKFVRALADGDIERSYATLSEQNVLPELCGRTCPSEIQCEGHCIENIFSQNPVPIRQLQSYVSKVARERGLSALHLSAQQTGKRIAVIGGGPAGLACAIEILRLGHSVDIFEKDEIGGIAATAIPNNRIKQSDFEAELEAILAGIPKDRIKIRKGQGLSKERQLDKFLEEYDAVFLGIGLTGKLTNWKTQSWSLPITEGKFNTAGRLLGVEEAIRFLYLCKKGKVSMPSRVAVIGGGNTAMDAANQANLLGAHDVYLIYRRSFAEMPAWPAERTQALALGIHFLLLTQPLGYEYDAEGRLIGIKIARTVLQEPDASGRRKPKVLPGSESLLEVDLVLEALGQELSPDIADLIPGVELTKDRLIKVDEHCRTSRPRVYAGGDVVNGGSTVVQAVAEGMRAARTIDQDLRRG
- a CDS encoding ABC transporter ATP-binding protein; its protein translation is MASNEYVVRTKDLCKEFVMGDTVLRALDGVQLDVRRGEYISIMGPSGSGKSTLFNMIGGLDKPTSGSVFINDVDMAQLDAHELAYLRCRTIGYIFQTFNLIPVMTALENVTLPTVFAGTPTDEGIEKGIKLLTLVGLGDRLHHKPSELSGGQQQRVAIARALANDPAIILADEPTGNLDLKTGKEIILLLKRLNQEQGVTIISATHDLKMIDVSDRVVWIRDGKIERIEERSEIELKVGELEGVEQ
- a CDS encoding FtsX-like permease family protein; this encodes MNKPVESKEIGRQIQLPLSKAFRISLTSIRIRFWRSMITAGGIFLGIAFLASVLTTALIQQHLPGPSDPAVAAEAANRRTWLVIMSLVVCTVGITNSMLMSVTERYKEIGTMKCLGALDIFVVELFLLEALILGIIASFLGWIVGFGSISLLALATHGWAVVGKIHSIQILEHLGLSMLVGGLLTVIATIPPAIRAAKMPPAIALRVEI